Proteins encoded together in one Scyliorhinus canicula chromosome 21, sScyCan1.1, whole genome shotgun sequence window:
- the mrpl41 gene encoding 39S ribosomal protein L41, mitochondrial, with protein MGLLSTLARGLVRGADRTAELTSKRGPRSFYRSRGAKPAGIITSSGKFLKIRTMVPEFIVPNLEGFKLKPYVSYKAPRGTEQPLTAKKLFTETVAPQIEKDFQEGNFDLNNLEKYGFEPIQAGKLFQLYPKNYVR; from the coding sequence ATGGGATTACTATCAACTCTAGCTCGGGGTTTGGTGCGTGGAGCTGATCGGACAGCAGAACTCACAAGCAAGCGTGGACCCCGCAGTTTCTATAGATCACGGGGAGCCAAACCAGCAGGGATTATTACTTCCAGCGGCAAGTTTCTAAAGATCAGGACCATGGTGCCCGAGTTCATAGTCCCCAATTTGGAAGGGTTTAAACTGAAACCTTATGTGTCCTACAAAGCACCAAGAGGAACAGAGCAACCCCTGACAGCCAAGAAACTCTTCACAGAAACAGTTGCTCCACAAATAGAGAAAGATTTTCAGGAAGGGAACTTTGACCTGAACAACCTTGAAAAGTATGGCTTTGAACCAATACAAGCGGGCAAACTCTTCCAACTGTATCCAAAAAATTATGTGCGTTAA